The proteins below are encoded in one region of Pseudomonas putida S13.1.2:
- a CDS encoding alkene reductase: MKLFQPLQVGPLTLANRVFMAPLTRLRSLEPGDVPTTMMAEYYRQRASAGLIITEATQISFQAKGYSGSPGIHSAEQIAAWRHINEGIHAEGGHSAVQVWHTGRVSHTSLQPGGEAPVAPSALPAEARTTLRDEQGNLVRVETSAPRALSEDEIAGIVADFGLAAVNAREAGFDFIELHAAHGYLLHQFLTPSANQREDRYGGSVENRARIVLEAVDAAIANWSAERVGIRVFPLGGFNGVDNGEDQEAAGLYLIRELAKRNLAYLHLSEPDWAGGKPLRDEFRQAIRAAYPGVIIAAGAYTAEKGEDLIGRGLIDAVAFGRSYIANPDLVQRLRVQAPLNEHRAQFDYANGPEGYTDYPFLHQAMGAGEGWGHR; encoded by the coding sequence ATGAAACTCTTCCAACCCCTGCAAGTCGGCCCGCTCACCTTGGCCAACCGTGTGTTCATGGCACCCCTCACCCGCCTGCGCAGCCTCGAGCCGGGCGATGTGCCAACCACCATGATGGCCGAGTATTACCGCCAGCGTGCCAGCGCCGGGCTGATCATCACCGAAGCCACCCAGATCTCCTTCCAGGCCAAGGGCTATTCCGGCTCGCCCGGCATTCATAGTGCCGAGCAGATCGCTGCCTGGAGGCACATCAACGAAGGCATTCACGCCGAAGGGGGGCACAGCGCCGTGCAGGTGTGGCACACCGGCCGGGTGTCGCACACCTCGTTGCAACCCGGCGGCGAAGCGCCTGTCGCACCCTCGGCGCTACCGGCCGAGGCCCGCACCACCCTGCGTGACGAGCAAGGCAACCTGGTACGTGTAGAAACTTCCGCACCGCGTGCACTGAGCGAGGACGAAATCGCTGGCATCGTGGCCGACTTCGGCCTGGCAGCGGTCAACGCGCGCGAAGCCGGCTTCGACTTCATCGAACTGCACGCTGCCCACGGGTATTTGCTGCACCAGTTCCTTACCCCGAGCGCCAACCAGCGCGAGGACCGCTACGGCGGTAGCGTCGAAAACAGGGCGCGCATCGTGCTTGAAGCAGTGGACGCGGCGATTGCCAACTGGAGTGCCGAGCGCGTGGGTATCCGCGTGTTCCCGCTGGGCGGCTTCAATGGCGTGGACAATGGCGAAGACCAAGAGGCCGCAGGGCTATACCTGATCCGGGAACTGGCCAAGCGCAACCTCGCCTACCTGCACCTGTCCGAGCCGGACTGGGCCGGTGGCAAGCCGCTGCGTGACGAGTTCCGCCAGGCGATCCGCGCTGCCTATCCGGGGGTTATCATTGCTGCGGGTGCCTACACCGCCGAGAAAGGCGAAGACTTGATTGGACGCGGTTTGATCGATGCCGTAGCGTTCGGGCGCAGTTACATTGCCAACCCGGACCTGGTACAGCGGCTGCGGGTGCAGGCGCCTCTGAACGAACATCGGGCACAGTTCGACTACGCCAATGGGCCCGAAGGCTATACAGATTATCCGTTCCTGCACCAGGCTATGGGCGCCGGTGAAGGTTGGGGTCACCGATAA
- a CDS encoding FAD-dependent oxidoreductase, producing MTQHAVAPQAQLDERRPLRVQAGNEELIIIRQGDQVHAYQGNCPHAGAPLDEGVVCGGLLVCPWHKAAFAVDDGVVCEPPALADLRRYKAWVKDDEVWVDDQPLPAIEPPRHSDARCFVVVGAGAAGSAAVATLLAHGFAGRLVWIDQERQPAYDRTALSKFVIAGQMTPDEVPLLLEADALRKGQLERKHGKVRTLNSHKRQLMLADGQQIGYDACLLASGGKALRPAIPGVDLPGVFTLRSREDAAQLLDAAEPGQPAVIVGDGFIGLEAASALSKYGVQVHVVTRHEVPLAKQLGDRIGRSIRELHERKGVTFHGPTEVQRFEGQDKVEAVLLANGERLQTPLVLLGTGVKPATAFLQGVQLNEDNSLRVDAELRAADGLWAAGDIATFPLSGRPVRIEHWRLAQQHGVIAAANMLGEQRRYADVPFFWTYQHGRTYEVLGHAREWNRIEFVGEPEHGDFIALQCVDEQVEAVIAKGYSDAMATLSQRLKRPLSLQEAIALIG from the coding sequence ATGACCCAGCACGCCGTGGCCCCTCAGGCCCAACTCGACGAACGCAGGCCCTTGCGCGTTCAGGCCGGCAATGAAGAGCTCATCATCATTCGTCAGGGCGATCAGGTTCATGCCTACCAGGGCAACTGCCCCCACGCAGGTGCTCCACTGGACGAAGGCGTGGTCTGCGGCGGCTTGCTGGTCTGCCCTTGGCACAAGGCTGCATTCGCCGTCGATGACGGGGTTGTCTGCGAACCACCAGCGCTGGCTGACCTGCGCCGCTACAAGGCTTGGGTGAAGGACGATGAAGTCTGGGTAGACGACCAGCCTCTGCCAGCCATCGAGCCACCCAGGCACAGCGACGCCCGCTGCTTCGTTGTGGTCGGTGCCGGTGCGGCTGGCAGCGCCGCGGTTGCCACCCTGCTGGCCCATGGCTTCGCTGGCCGGCTGGTATGGATCGACCAGGAACGCCAACCGGCGTACGACCGCACCGCGCTGAGCAAATTCGTGATTGCCGGACAGATGACGCCGGATGAAGTGCCGCTGTTGCTCGAAGCCGATGCCCTGCGCAAGGGGCAGTTGGAGCGCAAGCACGGTAAGGTGCGCACCTTGAACAGTCACAAACGCCAACTGATGCTGGCCGATGGCCAACAGATCGGTTACGACGCCTGCCTGCTCGCCAGCGGCGGCAAAGCACTGCGCCCCGCCATCCCCGGCGTCGACTTGCCCGGCGTATTCACCTTGCGCTCGCGTGAGGATGCCGCACAGTTGCTCGACGCAGCCGAACCCGGCCAGCCGGCGGTGATCGTGGGTGACGGCTTCATCGGCCTGGAAGCAGCCTCGGCCCTGAGCAAGTACGGGGTTCAGGTGCACGTGGTGACTCGCCATGAGGTCCCGCTTGCCAAGCAGCTAGGTGATCGCATCGGGCGCAGTATCCGCGAACTGCATGAGCGCAAAGGGGTCACCTTTCATGGCCCCACTGAGGTCCAGCGGTTCGAAGGTCAGGACAAAGTCGAAGCGGTGCTGCTGGCCAACGGTGAACGCCTGCAGACGCCACTGGTACTGCTCGGCACCGGCGTGAAACCGGCCACCGCCTTCCTTCAGGGCGTGCAGCTGAACGAGGACAACTCGTTGCGGGTCGATGCCGAACTGCGCGCCGCTGACGGTTTGTGGGCCGCAGGTGACATCGCTACTTTCCCGCTCTCAGGGCGCCCGGTACGCATCGAGCACTGGCGCCTGGCCCAGCAACACGGGGTGATCGCCGCCGCCAACATGCTCGGCGAGCAGCGCCGCTACGCCGACGTGCCATTCTTCTGGACCTACCAGCACGGCCGCACATATGAAGTGCTCGGCCATGCGCGGGAGTGGAACCGGATCGAGTTCGTCGGTGAGCCGGAACACGGCGATTTCATTGCCCTTCAGTGTGTGGATGAACAGGTCGAGGCCGTAATCGCCAAGGGTTACTCCGATGCCATGGCGACGCTGTCGCAGCGCCTGAAGCGCCCCTTGAGCCTGCAGGAGGCGATCGCGCTGATTGGCTGA
- a CDS encoding sugar diacid recognition domain-containing protein: MFELDHDLAQDIVDRAMAILPCNVNVMDSQGLILGSGEPERINTRHEGAQLVLANGRIVELDTDAAKCLKGVQPGVNLPLMLDGRLMGVLGLTGDPQQVRTYGELVRMTAEMLLAQRHLQADQQWRRQRCDDLLALLLGGSGDSPRLLDEARQLGLKPQLPRVPCLFELASGPPAEALSAWLMSRYPDSWCVSPARQSLLWCRPASVALDEPRLLERLQRHGWDVERLALGSAAQSLEQLRRGYRRVRDLLAYGREVLPTERLLSLQRYRLPALLWRHRNDDALDELLEPLQRIRARDNSGQLLTTLRAWCAHDGQSQACADALGIHRNSLRYRLERIAELGEVDPLRMEGMLSLYLGLQLLPAA; this comes from the coding sequence ATGTTCGAACTCGACCATGACCTGGCACAGGATATCGTTGACCGGGCAATGGCCATTCTCCCGTGCAACGTCAATGTCATGGACAGCCAGGGCTTGATCCTGGGCAGCGGCGAGCCGGAGCGCATCAACACCCGTCACGAGGGGGCGCAACTGGTTTTGGCCAACGGCCGAATCGTCGAACTGGATACTGACGCGGCCAAGTGCCTGAAGGGTGTGCAGCCCGGGGTGAACCTGCCACTGATGCTTGATGGCCGGCTGATGGGTGTACTGGGCCTGACCGGAGACCCACAGCAGGTACGCACCTATGGTGAGCTGGTACGCATGACCGCCGAGATGCTGTTGGCCCAGCGCCATCTACAGGCCGACCAGCAATGGCGACGGCAGCGCTGTGATGATTTGCTGGCGCTGTTGCTGGGCGGCAGCGGTGATTCACCCCGGCTGCTCGACGAAGCCCGGCAATTGGGCCTGAAGCCTCAGCTGCCGCGGGTACCTTGCCTGTTCGAACTGGCCTCGGGGCCACCCGCCGAGGCGTTGTCGGCGTGGTTGATGAGCCGCTACCCGGACAGCTGGTGTGTCAGCCCGGCCCGCCAGTCATTACTGTGGTGCCGGCCGGCCAGCGTGGCACTGGATGAGCCGCGCCTGCTGGAGCGCCTGCAACGTCACGGCTGGGACGTGGAGCGGCTGGCCCTGGGCAGTGCCGCGCAGAGCCTGGAGCAGTTGCGCCGTGGGTACCGCCGGGTACGTGACTTGCTGGCCTACGGCCGCGAGGTATTGCCCACCGAACGCTTGCTCAGCCTGCAGCGCTACCGGCTGCCGGCGCTGCTGTGGCGCCACCGCAACGATGACGCGCTGGATGAACTGCTGGAGCCACTGCAGCGCATTCGCGCCAGGGACAACAGCGGCCAGTTGCTCACCACCCTGCGTGCCTGGTGTGCCCATGACGGCCAGAGCCAGGCCTGCGCCGATGCCCTGGGCATCCACCGCAACAGCCTGCGCTACCGGCTGGAGCGGATTGCCGAACTGGGCGAGGTCGACCCGCTACGCATGGAAGGGATGCTTAGTTTGTACTTGGGGTTGCAGCTGTTGCCAGCAGCCTGA
- a CDS encoding LysR family transcriptional regulator — MEPNRFGDIAAFVSAAKAGSFTAAAASLGLTRSAVGKSIARLEARMAVRLLNRTTRKLSLTDEGLVAFERWRQILDDLDEVESAMAQRRGKPTGTLRLTAPLSLGQRHVLPVLDQYLKQWPELRADIRFTDRFVDLVEEGVDVAVRIGAPKEDSQLLTRTVAWQQFVTCASPAYLEARGIPLVPSDLYGHDKIAFLAGEKAMPWRFDTEAGLHLCEDPGRLNIDSSEAMLDGARAGFGLIHLPTYITGDDLRAGTLVEVLHAYRPPADPIRIVYPSKRHLSPRVRGFIDLLVASWESGVPWEY; from the coding sequence ATGGAACCCAACCGCTTCGGCGATATCGCCGCCTTCGTCAGCGCCGCCAAGGCCGGCAGCTTCACGGCCGCCGCTGCCAGCCTGGGCCTGACCCGGTCGGCGGTGGGCAAGAGCATTGCTCGCCTGGAGGCCCGCATGGCGGTGCGTTTGCTCAATCGCACCACGCGCAAGCTGAGCCTGACCGACGAAGGCCTGGTGGCATTCGAGCGCTGGCGGCAGATCCTGGACGACCTGGACGAGGTGGAAAGCGCCATGGCCCAGCGCCGCGGTAAGCCCACAGGCACCTTGCGCCTGACTGCGCCGCTGTCGCTCGGCCAGCGCCATGTGCTGCCGGTGCTGGACCAGTACCTCAAGCAGTGGCCGGAACTGCGCGCAGACATCCGCTTCACAGACCGCTTCGTCGACCTGGTCGAGGAGGGCGTAGACGTTGCGGTGCGTATTGGCGCACCCAAGGAAGACTCGCAGCTGTTGACCCGCACGGTGGCCTGGCAGCAGTTTGTAACTTGCGCTTCGCCCGCGTACCTCGAAGCGCGAGGTATTCCCTTGGTGCCTTCAGACCTTTATGGCCACGACAAGATCGCCTTCCTCGCGGGCGAAAAAGCCATGCCTTGGCGCTTTGACACTGAAGCAGGCCTGCACTTGTGCGAAGACCCTGGGCGGTTGAACATCGACAGCTCGGAGGCGATGCTCGACGGCGCCCGGGCCGGCTTCGGGCTGATTCACCTGCCCACCTACATCACCGGTGACGACCTGCGCGCCGGTACCTTGGTGGAAGTCCTGCACGCCTACCGGCCACCGGCGGACCCGATTCGTATCGTGTACCCGAGCAAGCGCCACCTTTCCCCTCGGGTACGCGGTTTCATCGACCTGTTGGTGGCCAGTTGGGAATCGGGCGTGCCCTGGGAATACTGA
- a CDS encoding metal-dependent hydrolase has protein sequence MDSITQAVLGAALQGTVLGRIQGRRSLLYGAALGTLPDLDVIIRYADPVSQMTYHRGFSHSLFVLTGLALLLAWLVNKCWPGKGYTLPRLFLAFWLVLITHPLLDAFTVYGTQLFWPLQPTPQSWAAVFIIDPVYTLPLLAVVIYAIIKGVTGSATRLLTLALVFSTGYLGFGLAGRMAAEQRFQAALDQQGIVVSEVRAVPIAFNSLVWRVMAKTQNGDYYEGISSGFDRQAPEMQRLPRNLELAKALAGDPLHQRLRWFTGDWLRYDQIGDALVVTDLRMGIPGNYTFRFNMAHRDTQGHWIADVPSAWDGAGPGSMFNGHDLVLIWRRIVDQQPPLPLAAWTDRYLGAGAVERGH, from the coding sequence TTGGACTCCATCACCCAGGCCGTACTCGGCGCAGCCCTGCAAGGCACCGTGCTTGGCCGTATCCAGGGCCGCCGCTCGCTGCTGTATGGCGCAGCCCTGGGCACGCTGCCCGACCTCGATGTAATCATCCGCTATGCCGACCCGGTGTCGCAGATGACCTACCATCGCGGCTTCTCGCACTCGCTGTTCGTGCTCACCGGGCTGGCCCTGCTGCTGGCCTGGCTGGTCAACAAATGCTGGCCCGGCAAAGGCTACACCTTGCCCAGGCTCTTCCTTGCCTTCTGGCTGGTACTCATCACCCACCCGTTGCTGGATGCCTTCACGGTGTATGGCACGCAACTGTTCTGGCCACTGCAACCCACCCCCCAAAGCTGGGCCGCAGTGTTCATTATCGATCCGGTCTATACCTTGCCCCTGCTGGCGGTAGTCATCTACGCAATCATCAAGGGCGTTACCGGTAGCGCTACTCGCCTGTTGACCCTGGCACTGGTGTTCAGTACCGGTTACCTGGGTTTCGGCCTTGCCGGGCGCATGGCAGCTGAGCAACGCTTTCAGGCGGCACTGGACCAGCAAGGCATTGTCGTGAGCGAGGTTCGCGCCGTGCCGATCGCGTTCAACAGCCTGGTCTGGCGGGTAATGGCCAAGACCCAAAATGGCGACTACTACGAAGGCATCAGCAGCGGGTTCGACCGGCAGGCGCCGGAAATGCAACGCTTGCCGCGTAACCTGGAACTGGCAAAAGCGCTGGCAGGCGACCCTTTGCACCAGCGCTTGCGCTGGTTCACCGGCGACTGGCTGCGGTATGACCAGATAGGCGATGCGCTGGTGGTAACCGACCTGCGCATGGGCATCCCGGGCAACTACACCTTCCGTTTCAACATGGCGCACCGCGACACCCAGGGCCACTGGATTGCCGATGTGCCTTCGGCGTGGGACGGCGCCGGGCCTGGGTCGATGTTCAATGGCCATGACCTGGTGCTGATCTGGCGTCGTATCGTCGACCAACAGCCGCCTTTGCCGCTGGCTGCCTGGACCGACCGGTACCTGGGGGCAGGTGCGGTCGAGCGCGGGCACTGA
- a CDS encoding MFS transporter, with amino-acid sequence MAHSPAPDQGTDTTRNALYRRITLRLIPFIFICYLFNYLDRVNVGFAKLQMLDALKFSETVYGLGAGIFFIGYVLCGLPSNLALNRFGPRRWIALMMIAWGSLSTCLLFVTTPTEFYALRLLTGAAEAGFFPGVVLYLSRWFPAARRGRIMALFMSAIPVSGLLGGPFSGWILQHFAAGQHGLAGWQWMFLIQGLPTVALGVLAVFLLSDSYQKAAWLSPAERQLVASDLEADAAGKPKTTGDGVLAVSTNPLIWTFGFVYFCIQSGVYAINFWLPSIIKNMGFDNPLLIGWLSAIPYLLAGVFMILCGRSADLRNERRWHLVVPMLMGAVGLLIAVNFAGNPAIAILGLSIATMGALTGLPMFWPMPTALLSAGTAVAGLAIINSVGQMAGFLSPYLVGFIKDQTGSTDAALYSLAALIVLGSLVALRVTRSGALSSARAS; translated from the coding sequence ATGGCACACAGCCCCGCCCCTGACCAAGGCACGGACACCACCCGCAACGCGCTGTACCGGCGCATCACCCTGCGGCTGATTCCGTTCATTTTCATCTGCTACCTGTTCAACTACCTGGACCGCGTCAACGTCGGCTTCGCCAAGCTGCAGATGCTCGACGCCCTGAAATTCAGCGAAACGGTGTACGGCCTTGGCGCCGGCATCTTCTTCATCGGTTACGTGCTCTGCGGCCTGCCAAGCAACCTGGCACTCAACCGCTTCGGCCCGCGGCGCTGGATTGCGCTGATGATGATTGCCTGGGGCAGCCTGTCCACCTGCCTGCTGTTCGTCACCACCCCCACCGAATTCTACGCCCTGCGTCTGCTCACCGGCGCTGCCGAAGCAGGCTTCTTCCCGGGCGTGGTGCTGTACCTTTCGCGCTGGTTCCCGGCCGCCCGTCGCGGGCGCATCATGGCCCTGTTCATGTCGGCGATCCCGGTATCGGGCCTGCTCGGCGGGCCGTTTTCCGGCTGGATCCTCCAGCACTTCGCCGCCGGCCAACACGGCCTGGCCGGCTGGCAATGGATGTTCCTGATCCAGGGCCTGCCCACCGTCGCCCTGGGTGTACTGGCGGTGTTCCTGCTCAGCGATAGCTACCAGAAAGCTGCCTGGCTTAGCCCGGCCGAACGCCAGCTGGTCGCCAGCGACCTCGAAGCCGACGCTGCGGGTAAGCCGAAAACCACGGGCGATGGCGTGCTCGCCGTGTCGACCAACCCGCTTATCTGGACCTTTGGCTTCGTCTATTTCTGCATCCAGAGTGGCGTGTACGCGATCAACTTCTGGTTGCCGTCGATCATCAAGAACATGGGCTTCGACAACCCACTGCTGATCGGCTGGCTCAGCGCCATCCCTTACCTGCTGGCCGGTGTGTTCATGATCCTTTGCGGCCGCTCGGCGGACCTGCGCAACGAGCGCCGCTGGCACCTTGTGGTGCCGATGCTGATGGGCGCCGTCGGCCTGCTGATTGCGGTGAACTTCGCCGGTAACCCGGCCATTGCCATTCTGGGCCTGTCGATCGCCACCATGGGCGCGCTGACCGGGCTGCCGATGTTCTGGCCGATGCCAACCGCCCTACTCAGCGCCGGTACAGCAGTTGCCGGCCTGGCGATCATCAACTCCGTGGGGCAGATGGCAGGCTTCCTCAGCCCGTACCTGGTGGGGTTCATCAAGGACCAGACCGGTTCCACCGATGCCGCGCTGTATTCGCTGGCGGCATTGATCGTGCTGGGTAGCCTGGTGGCCCTGCGTGTCACGCGGTCGGGTGCGCTGAGTTCTGCACGGGCCAGTTGA
- a CDS encoding aldo/keto reductase translates to MIYRPLGHSGLQVSALTLGSMMFGEQTSTEDALRIIDKAWDQGVNFIDTADVYNAGRSEEVVGEAVARHRQDWIVASKVGFGPADGLPNRSGLSRKHIFNALEATLTRTGMDYLDIYYLHREDHKVLLEETVQAIGDLLRQGKIRYWGVSNFRGWRIAEVCHIAERLGVPKPVVSQPLYNIVNRQAEPEQLAAAAAHGLGVVPFSPLARGVLSGKYAPGAVPDAGSRAGRQDKRIMEVEWRQESLAIARQIQAYVGAKGVGIVEFAIAWVLNNQSVSSAIVGPRTEEQWDTYGGALAVKITAEDEAFIDSLVTPGHASTPGFNDVAHYVSGRLARS, encoded by the coding sequence ATGATCTACCGCCCTCTCGGCCACAGTGGCCTGCAGGTTTCCGCCCTTACCTTGGGCAGCATGATGTTCGGCGAGCAGACCAGCACCGAGGACGCCCTGCGCATCATCGACAAGGCTTGGGACCAGGGCGTCAACTTCATCGACACCGCCGACGTTTACAACGCCGGGCGTTCGGAAGAAGTCGTCGGTGAAGCAGTGGCGCGCCATCGCCAGGACTGGATCGTCGCCAGCAAGGTTGGTTTCGGCCCGGCCGACGGCCTGCCAAACCGCAGCGGGTTGTCCCGCAAGCACATCTTCAACGCGCTGGAAGCCACACTGACGCGCACGGGCATGGACTACCTGGATATCTACTACCTGCACCGCGAAGACCACAAGGTGCTGCTGGAAGAGACCGTACAGGCCATTGGCGACCTGCTGCGCCAGGGCAAGATCCGCTACTGGGGCGTGTCCAACTTCCGTGGCTGGCGCATTGCCGAGGTCTGCCACATTGCCGAGCGACTGGGCGTGCCCAAGCCCGTGGTCAGCCAGCCGCTGTACAACATCGTCAACCGCCAGGCCGAGCCGGAGCAGCTTGCTGCAGCCGCCGCACACGGGCTGGGCGTGGTGCCATTCAGCCCATTGGCCCGAGGCGTACTCAGTGGCAAGTATGCGCCGGGGGCTGTGCCCGATGCCGGCAGCCGCGCCGGGCGCCAGGACAAGCGCATCATGGAGGTGGAATGGCGCCAGGAGTCGCTGGCTATCGCCCGGCAGATCCAGGCTTATGTAGGGGCCAAGGGCGTGGGAATTGTCGAGTTTGCCATTGCCTGGGTGCTGAACAACCAATCGGTGAGTTCGGCGATTGTCGGGCCGCGTACCGAGGAACAGTGGGATACCTATGGTGGTGCATTGGCGGTGAAGATCACGGCGGAGGATGAAGCGTTCATCGACTCGCTGGTGACGCCGGGGCATGCCTCGACGCCGGGGTTCAATGATGTGGCCCACTATGTGAGCGGGCGGTTGGCCCGTAGCTGA
- a CDS encoding cold-shock protein, with translation MSNRQSGTVKWFNDEKGFGFITPDGGGDDLFVHFKAIESDGFKSLKEGQKVSFVAEKGQKGMQAAQVRAE, from the coding sequence ATGTCCAACAGACAATCAGGAACGGTCAAGTGGTTCAACGATGAGAAGGGGTTCGGCTTCATCACTCCCGATGGGGGTGGCGACGACCTTTTCGTCCACTTCAAAGCCATTGAATCGGACGGCTTCAAGTCGCTGAAAGAGGGCCAGAAGGTGTCTTTCGTTGCCGAGAAGGGACAGAAGGGCATGCAGGCTGCGCAAGTGCGCGCCGAGTAA
- a CDS encoding TraX family protein, with amino-acid sequence MRSAGLDLVKWTAMLTMVADHLRFIWPEADGLFVLGRLAFPLFCLAIAVNVGRARAEVFHTRANLRYLVLMLLFAVLSEPAYRWLDSGSQTFSVMPTLVLGLLVAWGVQHPLRSARVLGLAGLLAGWLFSERLMYGLPGVLLPGAWLTARRQGGLAWLLPCLMAIGGNLTNSWLREHLLAPITLLTLVAAALAVPVGWLLLRHDAWRVPAVGRWGYLFYPVHLLVIKGLS; translated from the coding sequence ATGCGTTCGGCCGGGCTGGACCTGGTCAAATGGACAGCGATGCTGACCATGGTTGCCGACCACCTGCGCTTCATATGGCCTGAGGCCGATGGCTTGTTCGTGCTCGGTCGGCTGGCGTTTCCGCTGTTTTGCCTGGCCATTGCCGTGAATGTGGGGCGTGCCAGGGCAGAGGTGTTCCATACCCGCGCCAACCTGCGCTATCTGGTGCTGATGCTGCTGTTCGCGGTGCTCTCGGAGCCTGCCTATCGTTGGCTGGACAGTGGTTCGCAGACGTTCAGTGTAATGCCGACACTGGTGCTGGGGTTGCTGGTTGCCTGGGGTGTGCAGCACCCACTGCGGTCGGCGCGAGTGCTTGGCCTTGCAGGCCTGCTGGCGGGGTGGTTGTTCAGTGAGCGATTGATGTACGGGCTGCCCGGGGTGTTGCTACCTGGTGCCTGGCTGACAGCACGCAGGCAGGGTGGGCTAGCCTGGTTGCTGCCTTGCCTGATGGCCATTGGCGGCAACCTGACCAACAGCTGGCTGCGCGAGCATCTTCTGGCGCCAATTACCCTGCTGACGCTGGTTGCAGCTGCGCTGGCAGTCCCTGTCGGGTGGCTGTTGTTGCGTCATGATGCTTGGCGGGTACCTGCGGTAGGGCGGTGGGGTTACCTGTTCTATCCCGTGCATCTGCTCGTGATCAAAGGCTTGTCTTGA
- a CDS encoding LLM class flavin-dependent oxidoreductase, producing MTALSVLDLVMIGEGKTFADAIEESRQLARHVEQQGYSRYWIAEHHDMPGIGSAATSLVINEIANATRHIRIGAGGIMLPNHAPLVIAEQFGTLDTLHPGRIDLGLGRAPGTSGPTVRALRGAAPERDFGEDIAELRDYLADNGQRRVRGVPGSHDVPVWILGSSLFGADLAAKLGLPYAFASHFAPRYLLQAIAHYRVNFQPSAQLAKPYVMVGMNLFAAASDAEADYLASSHRKWMLDLHVGRLGLLPKPQEGYVERLPGHERAVLEQVMACTVAGGPQRVREGLHALIEQTGADELMIDCRIHDPLARQRSYAFAAQAMADLV from the coding sequence ATGACTGCACTGTCCGTACTGGATCTGGTCATGATCGGCGAAGGCAAGACTTTCGCCGACGCGATCGAAGAATCCCGCCAGCTGGCGCGCCATGTCGAGCAACAGGGCTACAGCCGCTACTGGATCGCCGAGCACCACGACATGCCCGGCATCGGCTCGGCTGCCACTTCGCTGGTGATCAATGAAATTGCCAATGCCACCCGGCACATCCGTATCGGCGCCGGTGGCATCATGTTGCCCAACCATGCACCGCTGGTCATAGCCGAGCAGTTCGGCACCCTCGATACCTTGCACCCGGGCCGTATCGACCTGGGCCTGGGCCGCGCGCCAGGTACTTCCGGGCCGACCGTGCGTGCCTTGCGCGGTGCCGCGCCAGAGCGTGATTTCGGCGAGGATATCGCCGAGCTGCGCGATTACCTGGCCGACAACGGCCAACGCCGGGTGCGTGGCGTACCTGGCAGCCACGATGTGCCGGTATGGATCCTCGGCTCCAGTTTGTTCGGCGCCGACCTGGCGGCGAAGCTGGGCCTGCCCTATGCCTTCGCCTCGCACTTTGCCCCGCGTTACCTGCTGCAGGCGATTGCCCATTACCGCGTCAATTTCCAACCGTCGGCGCAATTGGCCAAACCTTACGTGATGGTGGGCATGAACCTGTTCGCTGCCGCCAGTGATGCCGAGGCAGACTACCTGGCCAGCTCTCACCGCAAGTGGATGCTGGACCTGCACGTAGGGCGCCTGGGTTTGTTGCCCAAGCCGCAGGAGGGCTATGTCGAGCGTCTGCCTGGGCATGAACGTGCGGTGCTTGAACAGGTTATGGCCTGCACCGTGGCGGGTGGGCCACAGCGGGTACGAGAAGGGCTGCACGCGCTGATCGAGCAGACCGGGGCAGATGAGTTGATGATCGACTGCCGTATTCATGACCCGTTGGCGCGGCAACGTTCATACGCTTTTGCTGCTCAGGCCATGGCTGATCTGGTGTAG